The nucleotide window AAAACATAGAAAACAGAATATTCAAAAAACTTCAGAGCAACTTATACTTACTAATATAATTGAAAGTTTAAATATTGGTATACTTATTTTAAGAAAAGATAAACATGATTCTATTGAAGTCTTTCAGTTAAATACTACCTTTAGTAAATTTCTAAGAATCCCCAAATTTTATAAATGGAGTTTATTAAAAAGTAAATTAGGAAAACTTCTAACTCATATTTCAGACTGGAAACAACATAGACATACAGTAGTTTTAACTATTAACGAAGAAAAAGAAACTTTTTTCTTAAAAACGTCAGTTACTCAAACAAATGAATATGAATATTTAATTGTTTCTTTAGAAACTATTCAACAATTAATTGACAAAAAAGAAAAAGAAGCTTGGTATAAATTAATGAACGTAATGTCTCATGAAATTATTAATACGATTACTCCTATTAGTAGTTTAGCAGAAAATTTAGGATCTCTATTGCAAGAAGACTCTCCGGATGCAGATACTATTGATGAACTATCTCAAGGATTAGAAATTATAAATAGACGTTCAAAGCATTTAACATCTTTTGTTGATACCTACAGAAAATTAGCAGAATTACCTTTACCTCAAAAAGAAAAATTTAATTTAACTGAACTTGTTAAAAACACTATACAACTTTTTAATCAAGAGTTTATATTAAAAAATATTGAAGTTGAGTTCTCAATTAAATCTGAGTTTATAATTAATGCAGATAAAAAACAAATAGAACAGGTTATTGTTAATTTACTATCAAACTGTTTATATGCTTTTGAGAATATTAAACTTCCTAAAATAACTATTTCAATTTTTGGTGATAATATGCGTACACATTTGTCAATAGTTGATAATG belongs to Tenacibaculum sp. MAR_2010_89 and includes:
- a CDS encoding PAS domain-containing sensor histidine kinase is translated as MGRPQYYQISIRIALLIFNGVIIFSSYTKGYIINTIGFTLLLFFQFFLFLNYLNKIFSDVEKSIDCLLYDDYSNSISKEKRKNSLYNKTALLLEKHRKQNIQKTSEQLILTNIIESLNIGILILRKDKHDSIEVFQLNTTFSKFLRIPKFYKWSLLKSKLGKLLTHISDWKQHRHTVVLTINEEKETFFLKTSVTQTNEYEYLIVSLETIQQLIDKKEKEAWYKLMNVMSHEIINTITPISSLAENLGSLLQEDSPDADTIDELSQGLEIINRRSKHLTSFVDTYRKLAELPLPQKEKFNLTELVKNTIQLFNQEFILKNIEVEFSIKSEFIINADKKQIEQVIVNLLSNCLYAFENIKLPKITISIFGDNMRTHLSIVDNGIGISSEIKDNIFVPYFTTRKDGSGIGLTLSKSIIESHNGIIQFSSAVGKTTFTLTFIK